ggctaaaatattaaATGCAATATGCAGGATACAGGTAATTAAGTGTGCAGAGCAGTTTAAGAAGGTTTTTCCTTAATAAGCCCATGTTCATTATGTTTATTGAACCAGCACAGCCACTTAAACTGTCTGCTCTTACCAGGATAGACTAGGCTGGTCAATGCTGTTTTTGCCAACAGCGCAGAGTGATGTAGTTGCAAGCTGGCTTTAAAGTGAATGTGTCCCTTAGCTAAAACTGCCTTTGGAGAATGAAGCAAAAAAATCTGTCAAGACTATTTTCTTAGAAGGTATATAACTGCACAAAGAAATATAAACCGTTAGGAAATAAAGTAACGCCGCCTTCTCTCTTAGAGTAAGATTGAATGCACTGTACACGTCAACTTTAAATACAGTGTGAGTaattcattttagttttaaaaataatcgCAGATCCACACCCCAGAAACTGTATTTGACTTCATGACTGAACGTATTAAACGTCATATGGGTCTCGCGGCTTTCTgtcggtatttgtttgtttgttaatgagGTCAGATGATTCATATCAGGATTCTTCAGGCAGGGACAGAAAGAGAAAGTGCAAATCAACTGCAAAACCCAATACGGATAGCTAGCAAAGGCTAGCGAAATCTGTGTCAAACAGATGGGAAGATTTTGACCACCAACAGTAAAGGTTTTAGGTTTGTAGGTTTGTAGATCGGAACATATAAATTAATCGCAGTAGGCAAAATGTGGGTTGCTTAATGAGAAAGTGAGTGACCAACAAAACATATGCGGCAGCTACGGAGCaaatgtaaaattattttttgaGGGAATACAACGCACATGATTTGCCAGCAGCTGTgacaataattaatttaaacaacgTAAACTTTTTTTCACCACTTGAgctttctatttattttaatacgAAAGAAGAgtttgggatttaaaaaaaaaaaaaaaacaacttccttCCACAAATCGAATACAGGAAATGGATAGCTTGGCTCaggtaaccaaaaaaaaaaaaaaaaaaaggggaggggCAATCTTAATCAACTGGCTGACTCACAAGTTCAAGGAACACGTTTTACTGTAGTTACAGTTCTACGATTACATAGTGTGCACATTTAAcgggttttttgttgttgttttgcagaAGATGACAGGCCTACAGTTAAACTTTCGGCCCATCATGGAGCCGCTGGGTTTCATCAAAATCCTGGAATGGGTGAGTATTATGACATTTCTTGAGAACCCATCCGCAAGGGCCTTGCACTGCAATTCAAATCCGATTAAGTGCACGAAAAAAGTGGTTGTGGCAAACTTTAGCTTCACGGATCGTAGGCCCGCAACTGGAAAAGATcaaattaactatatatatatatatatatatatatatatatatatatatatatatatataattatatgtgtgtgtgtgtgtgtaatttgaaATTTGTTGCTGCCTTTTACCATATGTGATTGTGAAATGTGCTGGTTTACCCAGGCGTGGCGTGGCACTCATCCACCCTGTAGTTTGGCATACAACAAGTTATATTGCTTAAGTTAGTCTCTACGTCTGTTACGAGATACTGTCTGTAAGGATCGCATATAGAAACATATGTAAACATTGAAAAAAGTCATGCAAAAATGTGATTCATAATGGGCAGATAATTGCCACATGTTCGCAATAAacatttgtaatcttttttttattattattcctaatTGGAGTCATAAAACATGAGTAATGAGAGTTCTGTTTTGGGTTAGCAGCAGCCGGAGAAATCGAAACTTAACTTGCACAGCCTTGTGTGCAATAAATAAGACTTTTCTCAGTTTAGCTGCCAGAAAATGTTCTGAAGATtatactttttgttgttgttgtttaaatcgGTCGTAAAGTGTGTGGTACTGTAAATCACAATCATGCAATTCTTTTAATGTTAAACTTTGCAAAAGTCAAACGTACACTGTTATTTATCAAACGCATTTATAGTGCATACTGGAAATTCTGAAACCTGTTACTTAATAATACACAGTAGCATTTACATTAAATCTGTACATCCTGTTAGAACCATCTGTAAAAAGACCATGGGTCAATTACAGCgtaccaaatttagtccacttgatgtgtctaactagtggataagcaggtttagtccacttgattggactaaagttagtacaccttctAATCCCCATTGCAGTGTATCAGAAGATAAGCATCACAGGTGGATCATCTGCtgaatcagactaaacaagatcccgaTTCAGCATGTCATTGatgttcaagtggattaatttagtactgtgaaggataagactaatttagtacgcttgctcgtcctaataagcatttactgcttaatgtaattaattaattaattaattaatgtatttattttatttgcagagACAGCTGCATTTTCCCTATAAAATGACAAGTACATCTGAATAATCTGTCCATTTCTATGTCCGGCacgttctatatatatatatagaccccTACATTTTAAATAGGTTTTTTAATCATGTGCCTTTGGTACCGTTTTCAGTTAAGGCAATATAATTTCATTTCATgtgctttaactataaacaactaatAGTCCCTTAAAGTCACGCAGTTAAACTTTGCTGTGCCTATGCAGCGGTGTCGGCAGCTGAAATGCAAGTATGatctgccagtttgaaatgtgcacaaaatgACATGACATTTATTGTTAgttaaacatgtttaatctaataaaaatgcatctttctttttgtacagggatccctttatataGTTATCAGACTCTGAATTCCACATGTCGGATaagtaaagaagggtttatacagctataattttaggattgagagttaaataaaaacaaaaaaaactatatgaacataatttagatattttattcaacatcatgtagtcaaaaaaactacaaaatgatatctcagAAGTATACCGGAAGCCAAAAgaagtacagtgtttcatgttggatttcggaatgtcacatttttcagtttataagtttttttttgttaagtatatgtaaaactacaaaatggtatgtaatttaatatataaacataacattatttaacaggtttcattcgactttatgatgcaaaatgtgtttattctatagggtgatgcaaaacttttgtcctcAGCTGTAGGTTAGTCCCCATTGTCAGTCTAATGTGTTCCACttgttccgatcagttaaaccATGTACCGGCAGGGGTGAAAAGTAacttaagtatttgttttcagGATCTGTACTTTACTTAAGTACATTATTTTTGGGACACTTTTACTCAAGTacgtttgtttagaaaatattgtactttttactcCACTACAGAAGCATCTCGTTACTTGTTCTTTCAGCACAGTGACTCTTGCGCTGGCCAGGATTCTGATTGGGTAAAGCAGAGTCTGCTTGCTTTGATGATGACATGGTTTGTTGATGCCCAACCAGAGACCgtttttgatttttaaaacaaccaatcaacaaacacaacgtTTAGCTGCAGAGGATGCATTAGTAGTTTAGAAGAGTAACAGTAATCCACAAGCAGTTTCAAAACAGGATTTCAAATTTAACATTTGATCctagaattgtttcatgaattgtgttttattcatgAATAAATGTTGTGACTAAAATTTAAATTCCTGATTTGAGATTTAAATTAAGCATTTGAGCCCGAAGGAGAGGGCTTAATCGTGTGGTAATGCCCGCTTCGTGCAGTTACATGCGCAAGCCGAAGGCGAGAAGGCTCCTGAGGGCTCAAATGCTATTAGAATATGGATACGTTAAACAAGTTTTTCTAATAAGTGTTTAAGTCTGTTCGGGTTCTTTGGTTTAATCCAAGTGGTGGACCCTGTAGGCTACTTCCAGTTGTGGCATAAATAACAATTTAATGCAGTACAccgtatttaattaattattctatatataattaaatattctACTTGCATGCAGCTGTTCGTACcctgttttgtgaagtgtttatctaactttttttttttttttttttaaataggatttgAGTGCATATTTGTACAGCCAGCTAAATATCAGTATTTACTGTTAGGCTacttttttaatgtgttattggTAATCGTGCtgttgtgttcataaagtttattcaaagtgctGTCAGAACACGTACCATGTCTGTGTTGCTGGTGATCCGTTGAAATAAAGTTATTGAATGTCAGTCTAcatccatttgttttacaacttgtGAATAAAACCATAGAGTAGTTGCTATAGCCACTGATTAACACTATTTTcgattgagtttaaaaaaaacaaacaaaaaaacactttttttgctattctgaatttaaatagatacaataaggGCAGCTAGGAAGTCTGCAggacaagttttctttttttttttcagccgcATTTCCATGGGTAGAATTTAAGGGCGGCTACTTTTTTCTTCTGATACTTGAGTACTTTTAAGATCTGATACTTTTGTTCTTTTACTCAAGTAGTTTTCTAGAAGGATACTTTGACTTtcacttaattacatttttttccaagtAACAGTACGTTTACTTAAGTAACACGTTTGAATACTTTCTCCACACTTGGTTACCGGTATCatctgtttggtacgctgcaatcaggattgaGTTAGTACAGATATGCAGGATTTTCTGGTCTGCATTTTAATCCACTTGATGTGGACTAAATCACTGGTATGCTGCCATTGACCCCATCTGTCTAAGATAACTATTTGGACAGTAATAAAATGGTCATAAACAGCTTTGACTGCTACTTATTGGTCCCACAGTGATTTTTGGTGGGGTGTGTTTGGTGTTCAGGGGTAAGAGCAGATTAACTTTTAGTTCAGGTAACTGTGAATACAGGTGTTATTGCGTTTTACCTTCTATGGGCACTGAGCAGTATTTTGAGTCTGcctgactgtgtttttttttggttgttatttttcagatttttgcAATCTTTGCATTTGCGACTTGTGGTGGGTATAGTGGTAAAAGTGTAATATCAGTTTTCTGCAGAGATGGACCAAATGCCACCTTGAATGTCAATTTCAGTTACCCTTTCAAGTAAGTATGAGGTACATTGTGAAGTATATTTTCATTAGCTTTGTTGAAATTTAAAATGGGCGTTGTTCTTTATTTAACCTATAGTGGAACACATACAAGTCTGACCCATAAGGTCACCTAGGGTACAAGCTCCAACACCAGCACACAACAAGTAGACCTCCACACAAGAAAGCTCTATTTTACACATTTCGTTCTAaactaaaaaacatattttgtgaaAACTGAGAAACTGAATtcatacctgtctgttctttgCATAGTACGTTATCTCTCTTCAAATATTttagttcatattattattattattattattattattattattattattatttatttcttagcagacgcccttatccagggcgacttacaatcgtattAATTAAAAACTTACTGTCTGTGGATTGGTTGCAGTAAATTAAACGTGGCAGATGTAAATCATGCATAGTATAAATTACTAATTCATCATTTATGGATGTTTTGCATTTGTACATGTTTGATAAAATCAGTTTTGTAATACTGGTGTTGTTGTTACCCATGGCTAGTCTCATTGCTGAAGTATCTTACATTGAGctacttttttttattggctGAGCAAAACCAAGGCAACAAACATTATCTATGATTGactgtttttgaagttatggaaaaTGAATATGACTGATATGTTTCTTACTGACatgatttctctttttttcaggttaaaccaAGTTGTGCTTGTTCCTAGTGGAAAGGATATATGCAATAGAACTCTACAGGAAACACACCTCATTGGAGATTCCTCCTCATCTGCTGAGTTCTTTGTTTCCGTGGCTGTCTTTGCATTTCTTTACTGTATTGCTGCCCTGGTGTTGTATGTTGGATATTTGCATGTTTACAATGAATCAAACCGTGGGCCAATGATAgtaagtgatttaaaaaatatttcctcTTTTGTGTGCTTTAAAGTTAAGATGTTAGTTAGAAATAGGAACATATTATTTGAACTGGATGAAATCATTGGTGAAACAAAGTAGGAATTCATTGCACTTGGATTTTGATCTTTCATTTATAGTGTTAGGATCCGAGTTCTTTTGATCTAGACTGATAAGTTATGTTACTATATCACAGTCCTGGATcaacacaaatatatacagtaagtacaTAATAGAAGGACCCTATTTGAAAATGTCTATGCCCTAGCTTTATATGAGGCCAGTCAACAAATTCCTTCAGTACTTCAAAGCAGTCAGAAATAGTcagcttttaataaataaaatctcattcataatgttataataccttttttttattacctgCTGCAAGGACTGAGTATTGGTAAGTTTTGCTTGCTGTTTTAAACTGAGACCTATTTCTGtgcaagtaaaatataaaaaccaATGTAAACTACATCTATTCTAATTATAACCCAGTGGCATAAAtgcataataaaacaatgtaaatcGTCATGCACAGGAGATTCGGTTTCCAATGGctatcttatttttatttttttaaattttactaCCATGGTGTGAACTTTTACACAGAAGTCATGGTTTtttaaggctgttttttttttttttttttttcctgtacttCTCTAGGACTTCGTCGTGACGTGTCTTTTTGCCTTCTTTTGGCTGGTCAGCTCTTCAGCCTGGGCCCAAGGCCTTCGAAACGTTAAGACTTCTATAGGTATTGAGGGAATCCGGGAGACATTGTCAGCTTGTAAAGAAGATGGTATCACTTGTGATGTTACATCATTTGCTAATATGGGAGGCCTGAGTGTCTCAGTGGTAG
Above is a window of Acipenser ruthenus chromosome 14, fAciRut3.2 maternal haplotype, whole genome shotgun sequence DNA encoding:
- the LOC117419940 gene encoding synaptophysin-like protein 1 isoform X2: MTGLQLNFRPIMEPLGFIKILEWIFAIFAFATCGGYSGKSVISVFCRDGPNATLNVNFSYPFKLNQVVLVPSGKDICNRTLQETHLIGDSSSSAEFFVSVAVFAFLYCIAALVLYVGYLHVYNESNRGPMIDFVVTCLFAFFWLVSSSAWAQGLRNVKTSIGIEGIRETLSACKEDGITCDVTSFANMGGLSVSVVFGFLNLILWVGNAWFAFKETSWHTPPQTGSTTQQGSESVSAPPRM
- the LOC117419940 gene encoding synaptophysin-like protein 1 isoform X1, giving the protein MDSLAQKMTGLQLNFRPIMEPLGFIKILEWIFAIFAFATCGGYSGKSVISVFCRDGPNATLNVNFSYPFKLNQVVLVPSGKDICNRTLQETHLIGDSSSSAEFFVSVAVFAFLYCIAALVLYVGYLHVYNESNRGPMIDFVVTCLFAFFWLVSSSAWAQGLRNVKTSIGIEGIRETLSACKEDGITCDVTSFANMGGLSVSVVFGFLNLILWVGNAWFAFKETSWHTPPQTGSTTQQGSESVSAPPRM